In Paenibacillus stellifer, the DNA window TGAGCTGTTCGTTCTGCTGATTGATGAAAGACCAGAGGAAGTTACCGATATGCAGCGCTCCGTGAAGGGCGAAGTGGTGGCTTCCACATTCGACGAGCTTCCCGAGAACCACATCAAGGTGGCGGAGCTTGTGCTTCAGCGTGCGCTCCGTCTCGTTGAGCACAAGAAGGATGTGGTAATCCTGCTCGACAGCATCACCCGTTTGGCGCGGGCGTACAATTTGGTCGTTCCCCCGTCAGGCAGAACGCTTAGCGGCGGTATCGATCCGGCTGCGTTCCACCGTCCGAAGCGCTTCTTCGGTTCCGCCCGGAACGTCGAGGAAGGCGGCAGTCTGACCATTCTGGCAACAGCGCTTATTGATACAGGCTCGAGAATGGATGATATAATTTATGAGGAATTCAAAGGTACGGGGAATATGGAGCTGCATCTGGACCGCAAGCTGGCGGAACGCCGCATTTTCCCGGCTATCGATATTCGCCGCTCCGGTACACGGCGCGAGGAAGTGCTGCTAACCAAGGAAGAACTGGATACGATCTGGTCGATCCGCAAGAGCATGAACGATTCGTTCGATTTTGTGGAGAATTTTATCAAGAAGCTCAGAGACAGCAAGACCAATGCCGAATTCTTGGCTTCTTTCGATGTGGCGGGCAACAAGGAATCCGGCAGCGCGAGCGCCTCGGCCAGTGCAGGAGGAACCTCGAACAGCGGAGCTTCCGCGCGGCGTCCGGTTCGCCCGAAGACGGCTTCTGTTACAACGACGACCTGATGACAACCGAGAGTACTTATTCATCATATTAAGAGGAGATTACCATGCATTTAGTATATGCCGACGGGCAAGGAAACGTATATGATCATCCGGAGCTGTATGGACTGGCCCGAAGCGGAGATATGCTTGTCGAACTGCTGGAGGAAGAGTTGATCCCGCTGCCCGAAGGGGCGACATTGTCTCTACTGCCCTGTACGAGAGCCGTCGGAATGAATCCGGAGACCGGTGAAATGCTGCCGCTTCCGGAAGACTGCCATGCGGTCGGCGCCCTGCTCCCCCAAGGTTTTACACGCCTGTGCCTGCCCGGCTATGTCAAGACAGACAAGGCTTACAAGCTGCCGCTCTTCGGCTATTCGGCGGTTGTGTGGAAGGACGGGGGGTTCTATGTGGCTGCCGATCCGACCGACGATCCCCATAAATGGAACCCTATGAACTGCGACCGCGCCGCCGTCCGCAGCGGTGTGGAGAGCCTGACCGCCAAATATCCGGAGAATCGGCTGTATGGTCACCTTACGAACTGCGCCCTGGGATATGAATGCCTCACCTCGTCCAATACATTCCTGAACCGCTGGGAAGGAGGCGTTCCGGTATCGTATTCCTGCAACGCAGGCTGTTTCGGTTGTATTTCGGAGCAGCCGGATGACAGCGGGTTCGTCTCTCCGCAGACGCGGATGAATTTCCGCCCCCGGGTCGATGAGATTGTTCAGGTCATGCTGGAGCATCTGAAGACACCGGAATCGATCATCAGCTTCGGCCAGGGCTGCGAGGGTGAGCCTTCGACTCAGGCCAAGCTTATTATCGACGCCATCCGCGAGGTGCGTTCGGTAACCGATATGGGCTATATCAACATCAATACGAATGCGGGGCTCAGCGATCATATGCGCGGAATTGTGGACGCCGGCCTTGATTTGATGCGGGTGAGTACGATCAGTGCGCTTGACGATCACTATAACGCTTATTACAAGCCCCGGGCCTACACGCTTGCCAATGTGGAAAAATCGCTCAAATACGCATCGACCCAAGGTGTCTATACATCGATCAACTATCTCGTATTCCCCGGCGTAACCGATCGGGAGGAAGAGATTGAGGCTATGATCGAGTTTGTGAAGCGGACCGGCCTGAAGCTGATTCAGATGCGGAATCTTAACATTGACCCGGAGAGCTACCTGGAATTGATTCCGCCGGCAAGAGGCGAGATTCTCGGCATGAAGACGATGCTGGAGATTTTTCGGGAGGAACTGCCGGATGTTGTCATCGGCTCTTATACCCATGTGCCGCCTGCCGGAGAGGCGCGCCCGAAGCGGGCGGTCGTCAAGTAAACGGCGGGGCTGATTTGTCAAGGAAAAGTATTGCCTCAGTCCAAGGTTCGTGATAAACTACCTCATGTGTCTTATATTAACTCTGGGTCCGCATGAGGCTCAGGGCAAAAGAGGTGAAATCAAAATGCAAAACGCTATTCAACCGAAATATAACGTCGTAACCGTTACTTGCGCCTGCGGCAACACTTTCGAGTCCGGCTCTGTGAAACAGGACCTGCGCGTCGAAATTTGCTCCGCTTGCCATCCGTTCTTCACAGGCAAACAGAAATTCCTGGATGCCGGCGGCCGCGTCGACAGATTCAAGAAGAAATACGGTATCTAATCCGGGCTTACCGCTCGGTCATAAACCCTCCGGCCCTTTGGCCTGGAGGGTTTTATTGTGGTGAAACGGAGCAGACTGCTGGCCGATTCTGGAGCCGCTGCTTATATCTTCTTGTCCGGTTGACTTTTTAAGTCGGCGTAGGATATACTTAACTTCGCCGTGCTAGACGGGGAGGTAGCGGTGCCCTGTAACTCGCAATCCGCTATAGCGAGGTTGAATTCCTGTTAGAGGTGCCGTCGATGTGAGGTTTGGTCCCTATGCGCTGTGTTGACGGTTGGGTCCTCCGCAATGAGCGCTTGTGAACCTGGTCAGGTCCGGAAGGAAGCAGCCATAAGCAAGTTTGCTTTTGTGCCGGAGGGTGGCCTAGCCCGAGCAGCCGCACAGGGGTGCCGCTTGGATCGCGGTCATCAATAACAGGTGCGCGGTTTAACCTATACGATAACAAGCATCTATCGCATATGCGACGGATGCTTTTTGTTTTTGGTCATGGTGCGGAGAATATAGTATAATTCAAGTAGCGATTAACGCCCAGGAAGCGGCGCTGAAAGAGGGTAATGCAGAATTGGAACACATTGCGTTGTACCGTGCCTGGCGGCCTCAGTCTTTTCAGGATATGGTGGGACAGCAGCACATTATCCAGACGCTTCAGAATGCGATCCGCGAGCAGCGGGTTTCTCATGCCTATTTGTTCAGCGGTCCGCGAGGCACCGGCAAGACTACGGCGGCCAAGGTGCTCGCCAAAGCGGTGAACTGCGAGCGGGGTCCGAGTCCGGAACCCTGCAATGAGTGCCCCTCGTGCTTGCGCATTGCTTCGGGCGCTGTGATGGATGTGCAGGAGATTGATGCGGCGTCCAACCGGGGTGTGGAAGAAATTCGCGACCTTCGGGACAAAGTGAAGTACGCGCCGACCGAAGTGCGGCGCAAAGTGTATATTATTGATGAAGTGCATATGCTGACTACGGAGGCTTTCAACGCTCTGCTCAAGACGCTTGAGGAGCCGCCTGCGCATGTCATGTTCATATTGGCGACAACGGAGCCCCATAAGCTCCCGGCAACCATTATTTCGCGCTGCCAGCGCTTTGATTTCCGCAGAATTTCGCTTGGCGAACAGACGGCCCGGTTGAGGGTCATCTGTGACCAGGAAGGAATCTCCGCAGAAGATGAGGCTCTGCAGTATATCGCCCGTTTGTCAGATGGAGGTATGCGTGATGCGGTGAGTGTTCTCGACCAGATTTCCTCCTACACGGACGGGCAGGTTACGTACCAGCAGGTGCTCGGTATGACCGGGGGCATTCCGGCAGAGCAATTCGCCAAGCTCGCAAGAGCTATTCTGGCT includes these proteins:
- the rho gene encoding transcription termination factor Rho, giving the protein MDLQISDLEEMKLTELYKLAKKYQIPYYGQMKKRELIFAILRAQAEQSGLMFMEGVLEILPEGYGFLRPINYLPSAEDIYISASQIRKFDLRTGDLVSGKCRTPKENERYFGLLQVNAVNGENPASAAERLHFPALTPLYPQDKLSLEASPTHLSTRIMDLLAPVGLGQRGLIVAPPKAGKTLLLKEIANSISNNNPEIELFVLLIDERPEEVTDMQRSVKGEVVASTFDELPENHIKVAELVLQRALRLVEHKKDVVILLDSITRLARAYNLVVPPSGRTLSGGIDPAAFHRPKRFFGSARNVEEGGSLTILATALIDTGSRMDDIIYEEFKGTGNMELHLDRKLAERRIFPAIDIRRSGTRREEVLLTKEELDTIWSIRKSMNDSFDFVENFIKKLRDSKTNAEFLASFDVAGNKESGSASASASAGGTSNSGASARRPVRPKTASVTTTT
- a CDS encoding radical SAM protein translates to MHLVYADGQGNVYDHPELYGLARSGDMLVELLEEELIPLPEGATLSLLPCTRAVGMNPETGEMLPLPEDCHAVGALLPQGFTRLCLPGYVKTDKAYKLPLFGYSAVVWKDGGFYVAADPTDDPHKWNPMNCDRAAVRSGVESLTAKYPENRLYGHLTNCALGYECLTSSNTFLNRWEGGVPVSYSCNAGCFGCISEQPDDSGFVSPQTRMNFRPRVDEIVQVMLEHLKTPESIISFGQGCEGEPSTQAKLIIDAIREVRSVTDMGYININTNAGLSDHMRGIVDAGLDLMRVSTISALDDHYNAYYKPRAYTLANVEKSLKYASTQGVYTSINYLVFPGVTDREEEIEAMIEFVKRTGLKLIQMRNLNIDPESYLELIPPARGEILGMKTMLEIFREELPDVVIGSYTHVPPAGEARPKRAVVK
- the rpmE gene encoding 50S ribosomal protein L31; protein product: MQNAIQPKYNVVTVTCACGNTFESGSVKQDLRVEICSACHPFFTGKQKFLDAGGRVDRFKKKYGI